A stretch of the Streptococcus suis genome encodes the following:
- the mutM gene encoding DNA-formamidopyrimidine glycosylase — protein sequence MPELPEVETVRRGLNRLVKGKVITKVKVTYAPMVKTGIDVFCQDLIGQEIQHVDRRGKYLLIYLTDFVLISHLRMEGKYNYFSENVPKNKHFHAFFTFSDGSTLVYQDVRKFGTMELLGKADVEAYFLNRNLGPEPTEEDFDLEVFKTKLARSKKPIKAHLLDQSLVAGLGNIYVDEVLFRAKIHPAQASCRLTERQAEDLRQAVIAVLQLGIEKGGSTIRTYKNALGMDGTMQEYLQVYGKTGQACPRCQTEIVKIQLGGRGTHFCPTCQVNND from the coding sequence TTGCCTGAGTTACCTGAGGTGGAGACGGTTCGTCGTGGTTTGAATCGGTTGGTTAAGGGGAAGGTCATCACCAAGGTGAAGGTGACCTATGCTCCGATGGTTAAGACTGGTATAGACGTATTCTGTCAGGATTTAATTGGTCAAGAAATACAGCATGTGGATCGTCGTGGCAAGTATCTGTTAATCTATCTGACGGATTTTGTGTTGATTTCTCATTTGCGTATGGAAGGAAAATACAACTATTTTTCAGAAAATGTTCCGAAAAATAAGCATTTTCATGCCTTTTTTACATTTTCAGATGGGTCGACGCTGGTTTATCAAGATGTTCGTAAGTTTGGGACCATGGAATTGCTTGGGAAAGCGGATGTTGAGGCCTATTTTCTCAATCGAAATCTTGGCCCCGAACCGACAGAGGAAGATTTTGACTTGGAGGTATTCAAGACCAAACTGGCACGTTCCAAAAAACCTATTAAAGCCCATCTCTTGGATCAGTCTTTAGTGGCTGGTTTGGGCAATATCTATGTAGACGAGGTTTTGTTTAGAGCTAAGATTCATCCAGCTCAAGCTAGTTGTCGACTTACGGAGAGACAGGCAGAAGACCTGCGTCAAGCTGTAATTGCAGTGTTGCAATTAGGGATTGAAAAAGGTGGTTCTACGATTCGGACATACAAGAATGCCTTGGGGATGGATGGAACCATGCAAGAATATTTACAAGTTTATGGAAAGACAGGACAGGCTTGTCCTCGCTGCCAGACAGAGATTGTGAAAATCCAGTTAGGCGGTCGTGGAACACATTTCTGTCCCACGTGTCAGGTGAACAATGACTAA
- a CDS encoding GTPase Era has translation MTFKSGFVAILGRPNVGKSTFLNYVMGQKIAIMSDKAQTTRNKIMGIYTTDEEQIVFIDTPGIHKPKTALGDFMVESAYSTLREVDTVLFMVPADEKRGKGDDMIMERLKQANVPVILVVNKIDKVHPDQLLEQIDDFRHQMDFKEIVPISATQGNNVNRLMEILKENLDEGFQYFPADQITDHPERFLVSEMIREKVLHLTREEIPHSVAVVIESMKRDEFTDKVHIRATIMVERDSQKGIIIGKQGAMLKKIGSMARRDIELMLGDKVFLETWVKVKKNWRDKKLDLADFGYNKKEY, from the coding sequence ATGACATTTAAGTCAGGATTTGTGGCGATTTTAGGTCGTCCAAATGTAGGAAAATCCACTTTCCTCAACTATGTAATGGGGCAAAAAATTGCCATCATGAGCGATAAGGCTCAAACCACCCGTAATAAAATTATGGGGATTTATACCACGGATGAAGAGCAAATTGTTTTTATTGACACGCCAGGAATTCACAAGCCCAAGACAGCCCTAGGTGATTTCATGGTGGAATCAGCCTATAGCACTCTTCGAGAGGTAGATACAGTTCTGTTTATGGTACCCGCGGATGAAAAGCGTGGCAAGGGCGATGATATGATAATGGAACGGCTAAAACAGGCAAATGTTCCAGTTATCTTAGTGGTTAATAAGATTGACAAAGTCCATCCAGACCAACTATTAGAGCAGATTGATGATTTTCGCCATCAAATGGATTTCAAAGAAATTGTACCAATTTCGGCAACTCAGGGTAATAATGTCAATCGACTTATGGAAATTCTGAAGGAAAACCTGGACGAAGGATTCCAATATTTCCCTGCGGACCAAATCACTGACCATCCCGAACGTTTTTTGGTGTCTGAGATGATTCGTGAGAAAGTCTTGCATCTGACTCGTGAGGAAATTCCGCACTCAGTTGCCGTTGTCATTGAGTCCATGAAACGCGATGAATTTACCGACAAAGTCCACATTCGCGCGACGATTATGGTAGAGCGTGATAGCCAAAAAGGCATCATCATTGGTAAGCAAGGAGCTATGCTCAAGAAAATTGGCTCCATGGCCCGTCGTGACATTGAATTGATGCTTGGTGACAAAGTCTTCCTCGAAACCTGGGTTAAAGTCAAGAAAAACTGGCGAGACAAAAAACTCGACCTTGCTGACTTTGGGTATAACAAAAAGGAATATTAA
- a CDS encoding diacylglycerol kinase family protein, whose product MDLRENNSKNRWKNRELMSSLDFAVSGLITTFKEERNMRKHAVSAILVILAGLVFQVSVTEWLFLLLSISLVIAFEIVNSAIENVVDLASDYHFSMLAKNAKDMAAGAVLFVSGFALLTGLIIFVPKIWNFIF is encoded by the coding sequence ATGGACTTACGCGAGAATAATTCAAAAAATCGGTGGAAAAACCGAGAATTGATGTCGAGTCTGGATTTTGCTGTATCAGGACTCATAACCACTTTTAAAGAAGAGCGCAATATGCGTAAGCATGCTGTATCGGCTATATTAGTCATTTTGGCAGGCTTGGTTTTCCAAGTATCGGTGACAGAGTGGCTATTTCTTTTGTTGAGTATCAGCTTAGTTATCGCATTTGAGATTGTCAATTCTGCCATTGAAAATGTGGTGGACTTGGCTTCTGATTATCATTTTTCCATGCTGGCCAAAAATGCAAAAGATATGGCGGCAGGGGCAGTCTTGTTTGTATCAGGATTTGCATTACTAACAGGGCTCATTATTTTTGTACCTAAAATTTGGAATTTTATATTTTAA
- the ybeY gene encoding rRNA maturation RNase YbeY, whose amino-acid sequence MYIEMVDETGKVPVKMQEQIIELLQFAAKKIGKQNKEMAVTFVDNARVHEVNLEYRGIDRPTDVVSLEYKPESEIVFDEEDLVDNPELAEMMEDFDAYIGELYISIDKAREQAEDYGHSFEREMGFLAVHGFLHINGYDHYTPEEEAEMFGLQEEILTAYGLTRE is encoded by the coding sequence ATGTATATTGAAATGGTAGATGAAACAGGAAAAGTTCCTGTGAAAATGCAAGAACAAATCATAGAATTGCTCCAATTTGCAGCTAAAAAAATCGGTAAACAAAATAAAGAAATGGCTGTGACATTTGTAGATAATGCACGTGTGCATGAAGTAAATTTGGAATATCGAGGTATTGATCGCCCCACAGATGTGGTTAGTTTAGAGTACAAACCCGAATCAGAAATTGTCTTTGATGAAGAAGATTTGGTGGACAATCCTGAATTGGCTGAAATGATGGAAGATTTTGATGCCTATATTGGTGAATTGTATATTTCAATTGATAAGGCGCGTGAACAGGCTGAGGATTATGGACATAGCTTTGAGCGTGAAATGGGATTTTTAGCCGTACATGGCTTCTTACACATCAATGGTTACGATCATTATACGCCAGAAGAAGAAGCTGAGATGTTTGGTTTACAAGAAGAAATTTTAACTGCTTATGGACTTACGCGAGAATAA
- a CDS encoding alpha/beta hydrolase — MKKKCKIFRIIKWIAVVILSLLTVFFLVRAIGKAIYNQTPAGGINESMYIDVNGTKQWISIYGEDIDNPVLLYLHGGPGSSTSHLDYVITRKWADVYTIVTWDQRNCGKSYNIEQKDVTLTKDLFLTDGKEVTEYVLDYLSKDKLTILGHSWGSIYGANLVLEYPEYYECFIGAGQLVDCLENEEAFKQEAYIWAQNDEEMLNLVDQLTPDNETVEHFSVKNKIMQKYGYDTMANGADYNLISTIVFNPYYSVSDWIQFLNTDMSTYLDFYSSDEFASFSLKDKVEYQVPFYNINGDKDYQTNYKLAQEYFEEVNAPYKQMFIMENMTHGLLESDSEGFSEIVHQIAEIEKER, encoded by the coding sequence ATGAAGAAAAAATGCAAAATTTTTAGAATTATTAAATGGATAGCAGTAGTGATTTTATCATTGCTTACGGTGTTCTTTTTAGTTAGAGCAATCGGAAAGGCTATCTATAATCAAACTCCTGCTGGTGGTATCAATGAGTCAATGTATATTGATGTTAATGGGACAAAGCAGTGGATTAGTATTTATGGAGAGGATATAGATAACCCAGTCTTGTTATATTTACATGGAGGGCCCGGGTCTTCAACAAGTCATTTGGATTATGTGATTACAAGAAAATGGGCAGATGTATATACGATAGTAACTTGGGACCAGCGTAATTGTGGGAAAAGCTATAACATAGAGCAGAAGGATGTTACTTTGACAAAGGACTTGTTTTTAACTGACGGGAAAGAAGTTACAGAATATGTATTGGATTATCTATCAAAGGATAAATTGACCATATTAGGACATTCTTGGGGAAGTATATATGGGGCAAATTTGGTGCTTGAATACCCGGAGTATTATGAATGTTTTATTGGAGCAGGGCAACTTGTAGATTGCTTGGAGAATGAAGAAGCATTCAAACAAGAAGCCTATATATGGGCACAAAATGATGAGGAAATGCTGAATTTGGTAGACCAGTTGACACCAGATAATGAGACGGTAGAACATTTTTCTGTCAAAAACAAGATTATGCAAAAATATGGCTATGATACGATGGCAAATGGTGCTGATTATAATTTGATTTCAACGATAGTATTTAATCCATACTATTCCGTTAGCGATTGGATTCAATTCCTAAATACAGATATGAGCACCTATTTGGATTTTTATTCTTCTGATGAATTTGCAAGCTTTTCACTTAAGGATAAAGTTGAATATCAAGTGCCTTTTTATAATATAAACGGTGATAAAGATTATCAAACGAATTACAAATTGGCACAAGAATATTTCGAAGAAGTAAATGCACCGTATAAACAGATGTTTATAATGGAAAATATGACACATGGATTATTAGAGTCTGATTCAGAAGGTTTTTCTGAGATTGTGCATCAAATTGCAGAAATAGAAAAAGAACGCTAA
- a CDS encoding MurR/RpiR family transcriptional regulator: MIATGKNIIAIIESNMDEMTELEQEIARYFTQLDPVDADLTWSSLQPLFTFSPSALTRFAKKCGFSGYREFVFTYQKDHQYLLKHFDHIQRSLTKKVLMDYDQILAATNNLVDEEKLEEIAKLIDNSKRVYFYGIGSSCKP, encoded by the coding sequence ATGATAGCAACAGGAAAAAATATCATTGCCATTATTGAATCCAACATGGACGAAATGACTGAGTTGGAACAAGAAATTGCCCGCTATTTCACGCAATTGGATCCTGTTGATGCAGATTTAACATGGAGTTCACTACAGCCACTCTTCACGTTTTCACCATCTGCGCTCACACGATTCGCTAAAAAATGCGGTTTCTCAGGTTATAGAGAATTTGTTTTCACCTATCAAAAAGATCACCAGTATTTGTTAAAACATTTCGACCATATTCAGCGTAGCCTAACTAAGAAAGTGTTGATGGATTATGATCAAATATTGGCAGCTACCAATAACCTAGTGGATGAAGAAAAGCTAGAAGAAATTGCAAAATTAATTGACAACAGCAAGCGCGTCTACTTCTATGGGATCGGTAGTTCCTGTAAACCATAA
- a CDS encoding GntR family transcriptional regulator: MPNRKMVKTSKYQQIAVGVAQRIVSGEYKVGERIKSRSTLASMFAVSPETTRKALNILADLNIVSVKHGSGAIVLSKEKAQDFLDNFEMTNSLVTQKDRILEKLDQQELMLKELRGMVSIYLDQTKRVQKKYPLDPYGLKLTSDSDLLGKQLTEIRVWHHTGAVIVGIERNEDLLIAPSPYQTLEKDDLIYFVGEEESYTRVKNLFNLHEKQKSAK, from the coding sequence ATGCCAAATCGTAAGATGGTAAAAACATCAAAATATCAGCAAATTGCAGTTGGAGTTGCTCAAAGAATCGTGAGCGGGGAGTATAAAGTGGGTGAACGAATCAAATCTCGTTCTACATTAGCCAGTATGTTTGCTGTTTCTCCTGAAACAACTCGGAAAGCTTTAAATATCTTGGCTGATTTGAATATTGTTTCCGTCAAACACGGTAGTGGAGCCATTGTCTTGTCCAAAGAAAAGGCTCAAGATTTTTTGGATAATTTTGAAATGACCAACTCATTGGTTACGCAGAAAGATAGAATTCTTGAGAAATTGGATCAACAGGAGCTCATGCTGAAAGAATTACGTGGTATGGTTTCTATTTACCTAGATCAGACCAAGCGTGTCCAAAAAAAGTATCCCCTTGACCCATATGGATTAAAGTTGACCTCGGATTCTGACTTATTGGGGAAACAATTAACAGAAATCCGAGTTTGGCATCATACAGGAGCTGTGATAGTAGGAATAGAAAGAAATGAAGACTTGCTAATTGCTCCCAGTCCGTATCAAACATTGGAAAAGGATGATTTGATTTATTTTGTTGGTGAGGAAGAAAGCTACACAAGGGTGAAGAATTTATTCAATTTGCATGAAAAACAAAAATCGGCGAAATAA
- a CDS encoding Asp23/Gls24 family envelope stress response protein, with amino-acid sequence MAEITEVEQTLIKGTVTYADQVIEKMVGHALQHVPGLLSISGGFFTDIKNKLINSSDVREGINVEVGSKQVATDLKIVVEYGKDIPEIVETMKSIIGTEVKKMTHLEVVEVNVEVVDIKTREEFEAESVTLQDRVASATQATGEVIGNQASKAGDFVTTQTEVVKDKLESSRVQ; translated from the coding sequence ATGGCGGAAATTACAGAAGTAGAACAAACATTGATAAAGGGAACAGTGACATACGCAGATCAGGTCATTGAAAAAATGGTTGGTCACGCTTTGCAACATGTTCCAGGTTTATTGTCAATTAGTGGTGGATTTTTCACAGATATCAAAAATAAATTGATTAATAGCTCAGATGTCCGAGAAGGTATTAATGTAGAAGTCGGTAGCAAACAAGTTGCAACGGATTTGAAAATTGTGGTAGAATATGGAAAAGATATTCCTGAAATCGTCGAAACAATGAAGTCTATTATCGGTACAGAAGTGAAGAAAATGACCCACTTGGAAGTGGTTGAAGTCAATGTTGAAGTCGTGGATATAAAGACACGTGAAGAGTTTGAGGCAGAATCTGTGACCTTACAAGATCGTGTAGCTAGTGCTACTCAAGCTACAGGTGAGGTTATAGGCAATCAAGCTAGTAAAGCTGGCGATTTCGTCACGACTCAAACAGAAGTGGTAAAAGATAAACTTGAATCATCACGTGTTCAATAA
- a CDS encoding CsbD family protein, translating into MSVDKLNAKKDEFVGTAKKVAGKVTGDKHLENEGKIEELAGKAGSILADAKDTVKGALDGLKNSNK; encoded by the coding sequence ATGTCAGTAGATAAATTGAATGCAAAAAAAGATGAATTTGTTGGAACAGCAAAGAAAGTTGCTGGTAAAGTGACTGGAGATAAACACTTGGAAAATGAAGGTAAGATTGAAGAATTAGCAGGAAAAGCTGGTTCCATCTTAGCTGATGCAAAGGATACTGTAAAAGGTGCTCTTGATGGATTGAAGAATTCCAATAAGTAA
- a CDS encoding Asp23/Gls24 family envelope stress response protein, with amino-acid sequence MTEQKKVSVIRGELTYADKVIEKMIGIALESVDGLLEVSGGFFANLKDKLVNSDQPTTGVNVEVGKKQVAVDLSIIAEYKKHLPTIYKDMKAIIESEVKAMTDLDVVEVNVEVVDIKTREQYEADSVSLKDKVTDAASSAVGFTTAQVDKASKGVEDITSGKEPRVI; translated from the coding sequence ATGACTGAACAAAAGAAAGTTTCTGTAATTCGTGGAGAATTAACATATGCTGATAAAGTCATTGAGAAAATGATTGGAATTGCCTTAGAGTCAGTAGACGGCTTGTTGGAGGTCAGTGGTGGATTTTTCGCAAACCTGAAAGATAAATTAGTCAATAGCGACCAGCCGACAACGGGTGTAAACGTTGAAGTTGGTAAAAAACAAGTTGCTGTAGACCTTTCTATTATTGCAGAGTATAAAAAACACTTACCAACTATCTATAAAGATATGAAAGCTATTATTGAGTCAGAAGTGAAAGCCATGACAGATTTGGATGTGGTTGAAGTGAACGTTGAAGTGGTTGATATCAAAACTCGTGAACAATATGAAGCCGATTCAGTAAGTTTAAAAGATAAAGTTACAGATGCTGCTAGTTCCGCAGTTGGATTTACGACAGCTCAAGTAGATAAAGCTTCAAAGGGTGTTGAAGACATTACAAGTGGCAAAGAACCACGTGTCATTTAA
- a CDS encoding DUF2273 domain-containing protein, whose product MKEINHWKYPILGAGTGLLLAVLFLTLGFLKTLLVLFLMILGALVGSLVQRSGILEYILRK is encoded by the coding sequence ATGAAAGAGATAAATCATTGGAAATATCCTATTTTGGGAGCTGGAACTGGTCTTTTATTGGCGGTACTTTTCCTTACCCTTGGGTTCCTTAAAACATTGCTTGTATTATTTTTAATGATACTTGGGGCACTGGTGGGTTCTCTCGTTCAACGATCAGGTATTTTAGAATATATTTTGAGAAAGTAA
- the amaP gene encoding alkaline shock response membrane anchor protein AmaP produces the protein MTKLVKWGYVLVALPLFVLLGLIAIRYSEVVTLPSEVAGFLPQWYLHDQSNHVISLFLFWGSLTFMLALLIVSLIFFLWPKRYTEIDLSVEKNGKLLLKKSAIEGFVKSIVSENGVMADPSVHVSLYKKRFKVKVVGQMRSRTAAVQQMSNLEQEIREGLENFFGLTRPVQFSVAVNEIQDSKSRLVSRVE, from the coding sequence ATGACAAAGTTAGTTAAGTGGGGATATGTATTAGTGGCATTACCTCTGTTTGTTTTACTTGGCTTAATTGCCATCCGGTATTCGGAGGTTGTCACTTTGCCGAGTGAGGTAGCAGGATTCCTACCGCAATGGTATCTTCATGACCAATCTAATCATGTAATTTCACTATTCCTTTTCTGGGGATCACTTACTTTTATGCTTGCATTATTAATTGTCAGTCTAATATTCTTCTTGTGGCCAAAGCGTTATACAGAAATTGATTTGTCAGTTGAAAAGAATGGTAAGCTTTTATTGAAAAAATCTGCCATAGAAGGTTTTGTAAAATCAATTGTTTCAGAAAATGGAGTAATGGCTGATCCTTCAGTACATGTTTCTCTATATAAGAAACGCTTTAAGGTGAAAGTGGTAGGACAAATGCGTTCGAGAACTGCAGCTGTTCAACAAATGTCTAACTTGGAACAGGAGATTCGAGAAGGTTTAGAGAACTTTTTCGGCTTGACTCGTCCAGTACAATTCTCGGTTGCTGTTAACGAAATTCAAGATTCTAAGAGTAGACTGGTTTCTCGGGTAGAATAG
- a CDS encoding GlsB/YeaQ/YmgE family stress response membrane protein gives MGFIWTLIVGGVIGAIAGAITNKGGSMGWIANIVAGLVGSSIGQALLGHWGPSFAGMALVPSIVGAVIVVAVVSYFVGRKV, from the coding sequence ATGGGATTCATTTGGACATTAATCGTAGGTGGAGTAATTGGTGCAATCGCAGGAGCGATTACAAATAAAGGTGGCTCAATGGGCTGGATTGCCAATATTGTAGCCGGTCTCGTCGGTTCATCCATTGGTCAAGCTCTTTTAGGTCATTGGGGTCCATCATTTGCAGGAATGGCACTTGTTCCATCCATTGTTGGAGCGGTAATCGTTGTAGCAGTTGTTTCCTACTTCGTGGGTCGTAAGGTGTAA
- a CDS encoding GlsB/YeaQ/YmgE family stress response membrane protein, whose amino-acid sequence MGFIWTLIVGGVIGAIAGAITNKGGSMGWIANIVAGLVGSSIGQALLGHWGPSFAGMALVPSIVGAVIVVAVVSYFVGRKV is encoded by the coding sequence ATGGGATTCATTTGGACATTAATCGTAGGTGGAGTAATTGGTGCAATCGCAGGAGCGATTACAAATAAAGGTGGCTCAATGGGCTGGATTGCCAATATTGTAGCCGGTCTCGTCGGTTCATCCATTGGTCAAGCTCTTTTAGGTCATTGGGGTCCATCATTTGCAGGAATGGCACTTGTTCCATCCATTGTTGGAGCGGTAATCGTTGTAGCAGTTGTTTCCTACTTCGTGGGTCGTAAGGTGTAG
- a CDS encoding GlsB/YeaQ/YmgE family stress response membrane protein → MGFIWTLIVGGVIGAIAGAITNKGGSMGWIANIVAGLVGSSIGQAVFGSWGPSFAGMALVPSILGAVIVVAVVSFFVGRKA, encoded by the coding sequence ATGGGATTCATTTGGACATTAATCGTAGGTGGAGTAATTGGTGCAATCGCAGGAGCGATTACAAATAAAGGTGGCTCAATGGGCTGGATTGCCAATATTGTAGCAGGACTGGTTGGTTCATCCATTGGTCAAGCAGTTTTTGGATCATGGGGTCCATCATTTGCAGGAATGGCACTTGTTCCATCGATTCTAGGTGCGGTTATCGTAGTAGCAGTTGTATCTTTCTTCGTGGGTCGTAAGGCGTAG
- a CDS encoding GlsB/YeaQ/YmgE family stress response membrane protein: protein MGFIWTLIVGGVIGAIAGAITNRGGSMGWIANIVAGLVGSSIGQAVFGSWGPSFAGMALVPSILGAVIVVAVVSFFVGRKA from the coding sequence ATGGGATTCATTTGGACACTTATCGTAGGTGGAGTAATTGGTGCAATTGCAGGGGCAATCACCAATAGAGGTGGCTCAATGGGCTGGATTGCCAATATTGTAGCCGGTCTCGTCGGTTCATCCATTGGTCAAGCAGTTTTTGGATCATGGGGTCCATCATTTGCAGGAATGGCACTTGTTCCATCGATTCTAGGTGCGGTTATCGTAGTAGCAGTTGTATCTTTCTTCGTGGGTCGTAAGGCGTAG
- a CDS encoding ABC transporter ATP-binding protein, with amino-acid sequence MTILGFLLKQIKRIKWIFIIAVVFYLLASTLVQLAPLLIQQAIDGPITDLSKGLPFDETVFLTQSAQYMGMTVLGAIGFYLSMRLLMHCANRIAENLRNQAYDVMQRLPISYFDDKPAGKIATRIVNDTETLRTQFYGTLVYAFNNFVRLVFTYAVLFYMNRSLGWLMLLLIPLYIGIQFAYKKMTDKPMKDFYDARSDVNTQVNETMNGASLIQLFGQEERSMQEFEATADKMRRADNKMIWAQSLATWNLSGFLQNLVITGILTVVGYQFLKGHPGVTAGRLFVYVNYIEGIFIALGALVQQFPNMLRSFETGKRLMALLEEEAEPDSEHDLEVNQGQVVFENVNFSYEENKPVLRDISIRAEKGETVALVGHTGSGKSSIMNLLYRFYDPQAGRVLIDGKNIRDYSRESLRSHMGIVLQDPYLFTGTIASNVSMNEETADKTRILQALEKVGAGPMLSRLEKGIDEPVVEKGAAFSSGERQLIAFARTLYSDPKILILDEATSHIDTETEEIIQHAMEVVKEGRTTFIIAHRLSTIQKADQIFVLDQGRIIEHGKHEDLIAFGGTYSQMHEIQARV; translated from the coding sequence ATGACTATTTTAGGATTTTTATTAAAACAAATCAAACGCATCAAATGGATATTTATTATAGCAGTAGTTTTCTATTTACTAGCTTCAACCCTGGTTCAATTGGCTCCTCTGTTGATTCAGCAGGCTATCGATGGGCCAATTACAGATTTGAGCAAGGGTTTGCCATTTGATGAAACTGTTTTTTTGACTCAGTCAGCTCAATATATGGGGATGACAGTCCTAGGAGCCATTGGTTTTTACCTGTCCATGCGCTTACTCATGCATTGTGCCAATCGGATTGCAGAAAATCTTAGAAATCAAGCCTATGATGTGATGCAGCGGTTGCCTATTTCATATTTTGATGATAAACCAGCAGGGAAGATTGCAACTAGAATTGTCAATGATACAGAGACACTGCGAACTCAATTTTATGGTACTTTAGTTTATGCCTTTAACAATTTCGTTCGACTGGTATTTACATATGCTGTTCTTTTCTACATGAATCGTAGTTTGGGTTGGCTGATGTTGCTGCTGATTCCTCTATATATTGGAATTCAATTTGCTTATAAAAAAATGACTGACAAGCCCATGAAGGACTTCTATGATGCCAGGAGTGATGTGAATACTCAGGTAAATGAAACCATGAACGGTGCTAGTTTGATTCAACTCTTTGGACAAGAAGAAAGAAGTATGCAAGAGTTTGAAGCTACTGCTGACAAGATGCGTCGTGCAGACAACAAGATGATTTGGGCTCAGTCTCTCGCAACTTGGAATTTGAGTGGCTTCTTACAAAATTTAGTGATTACAGGGATTTTGACGGTAGTTGGTTATCAATTTCTCAAGGGCCATCCTGGAGTTACAGCCGGGAGACTCTTTGTTTATGTTAATTACATTGAGGGAATCTTCATCGCATTAGGTGCCTTGGTTCAGCAATTTCCAAATATGCTTCGTTCTTTTGAAACTGGTAAGCGTCTAATGGCTCTTTTAGAAGAAGAGGCGGAACCTGATAGCGAGCATGATTTGGAAGTAAATCAAGGTCAAGTCGTGTTTGAAAATGTGAATTTTAGTTATGAAGAAAACAAACCAGTTTTGAGAGATATTTCTATTCGGGCTGAAAAAGGTGAAACAGTTGCTTTGGTGGGACATACGGGTTCTGGAAAGTCATCCATTATGAACCTCCTCTATCGTTTCTATGATCCACAGGCGGGTCGCGTATTGATTGATGGGAAAAATATTCGTGACTATTCTCGTGAAAGCCTTCGTAGTCACATGGGGATTGTTTTACAAGATCCCTATCTCTTTACAGGAACGATTGCAAGTAATGTTTCCATGAATGAGGAAACAGCAGACAAAACACGAATTTTGCAAGCCCTGGAAAAAGTTGGAGCAGGGCCGATGCTATCTCGTTTAGAGAAAGGGATTGATGAACCTGTAGTTGAGAAGGGAGCGGCCTTTTCAAGTGGAGAGCGCCAGCTGATTGCCTTTGCTCGGACGCTCTACTCTGATCCTAAAATCCTCATTTTGGATGAGGCAACTTCTCATATTGATACGGAGACGGAAGAAATTATCCAACATGCCATGGAAGTGGTGAAAGAAGGCCGAACAACCTTTATCATTGCACACCGACTCTCTACCATTCAAAAAGCAGATCAAATCTTTGTCTTGGATCAGGGTCGAATCATTGAGCATGGCAAACACGAAGACTTGATTGCGTTTGGTGGCACCTATTCTCAAATGCATGAGATTCAAGCAAGGGTGTAA